A DNA window from Thermosynechococcaceae cyanobacterium Okahandja contains the following coding sequences:
- a CDS encoding EAL domain-containing protein, translating to MKNDDPFLPNFRDVRMMDFQSYGFDFPAMADPYELVRTVCARLPLAMIFYGNEGQILSLNQEVTTHLGWDTGDLLRRDFLSECFPDPETRRQFRYWMLHPPMGWQELPTHAIDGQVVEMLWAFVRFPNGSGLVCGYNITDTKFTQTALLETSDRYALLTRGMNDGVWDWNLVTDETFYSSRWKTLLGYQDHEIGNHIDEWLKRIHPQDAERVKLNLTLHVRGQTPHFHQEFRMQHRNGSYRWVLARGLVLRDAHGKSYRVAGSLTDLTEHRLAEAQLLHDALHDSLTGLANRTLLFDRIEQAARHGRRRPDYKFAILFIDIDRFKVINDSLGHSCGDTILIELGQRLQRIVRPDDTVARIGGDEFVILLDDITSNEDALGVCDRIRQELDTPFTVKEQQIILQVSIGVATRTPHLEKAEDYLRNADIAMYRAKLAGGSRYQIFSEEMHLIARDRLSLEVGLRQAIERDEFTLYYQPIYRLRDNRLYGFEALIRWQHPTEGLLSPERFIALAEETNLILPIGDWVIWRACRDLQRWQERYPQHAPCVHVNLSNRQLTHPALVEQVLAALEQTQVPPSSLHLEMTESVGIDQPEQVREILCALKAQGIKLSMDDFGTGYSSLSYLTQLPIDILKVDRSFVKLITAESQQHSVIDAILSLAQGLGLELIAEGIERPYQLVRLRELGCDYGQGYYFSPPLTVEQVDQLLRESQRA from the coding sequence ATGAAAAATGATGATCCCTTTTTGCCTAACTTTCGGGATGTGCGCATGATGGACTTTCAGAGTTATGGGTTTGATTTCCCTGCAATGGCGGATCCCTACGAGTTAGTGCGGACAGTGTGTGCGCGGTTACCCCTTGCAATGATCTTTTACGGTAACGAGGGGCAAATTCTGTCCCTGAACCAAGAGGTGACAACCCATTTAGGGTGGGACACGGGCGATTTGCTCCGCCGCGATTTTTTAAGTGAGTGTTTTCCGGATCCGGAAACCCGCCGCCAGTTTCGTTACTGGATGCTACATCCGCCGATGGGCTGGCAGGAGCTCCCCACCCACGCGATTGATGGTCAAGTGGTGGAGATGCTCTGGGCGTTTGTGCGTTTTCCTAATGGGTCAGGCTTGGTTTGTGGGTACAACATTACCGATACCAAGTTTACCCAAACGGCATTGCTTGAAACCAGCGATCGCTACGCCCTGCTGACCCGGGGCATGAATGATGGCGTGTGGGACTGGAACCTAGTGACCGATGAAACCTTTTACTCCTCGCGCTGGAAAACGTTACTGGGGTACCAAGACCACGAAATTGGTAACCACATTGACGAGTGGCTGAAGCGCATCCACCCGCAGGATGCCGAGCGGGTCAAGCTCAATTTAACCTTACACGTGCGCGGTCAAACGCCCCATTTCCACCAAGAGTTTCGGATGCAGCACCGCAATGGCTCCTATCGCTGGGTCTTAGCTCGCGGCTTAGTGTTGCGGGATGCCCACGGCAAATCCTATCGTGTTGCCGGCTCATTAACGGATTTAACCGAACATCGCTTGGCAGAGGCGCAGTTACTGCACGATGCCCTCCACGATTCGTTAACGGGGTTAGCGAACCGCACCCTGCTGTTTGACCGGATTGAGCAGGCTGCTCGCCATGGTCGTCGCCGTCCTGACTACAAATTTGCCATTTTGTTTATTGACATTGACCGCTTTAAGGTGATTAACGACAGCTTGGGGCACAGTTGCGGCGATACGATTTTAATTGAATTGGGGCAGCGACTTCAGCGGATTGTGCGTCCGGATGATACGGTGGCTCGCATTGGCGGCGATGAGTTTGTGATTTTGCTCGATGACATTACCAGCAATGAGGATGCCTTGGGGGTGTGCGATCGCATTCGCCAAGAATTAGACACTCCTTTTACGGTCAAAGAGCAGCAGATTATCCTGCAGGTGAGTATTGGCGTGGCCACCCGTACCCCCCACCTTGAAAAGGCTGAAGATTACCTCCGTAATGCCGACATTGCTATGTATCGCGCCAAACTGGCGGGGGGCAGTCGCTATCAAATTTTTAGTGAAGAAATGCACCTCATAGCCCGCGATCGCCTGTCGTTAGAAGTGGGGCTGCGGCAGGCCATTGAGCGGGATGAATTTACCCTCTACTATCAGCCCATTTATCGTCTGAGGGACAATCGTCTGTACGGCTTTGAAGCACTGATTCGCTGGCAGCATCCCACGGAAGGGTTGCTCAGTCCCGAGCGGTTTATTGCCTTAGCCGAAGAAACAAACTTAATTTTACCGATTGGCGATTGGGTCATTTGGCGAGCCTGTCGCGATTTGCAGCGTTGGCAAGAGCGCTACCCGCAGCACGCCCCCTGTGTGCATGTGAATTTGTCGAATCGCCAACTAACCCATCCGGCACTGGTGGAGCAGGTATTGGCTGCCCTTGAGCAAACCCAAGTCCCCCCCTCCTCCTTGCACCTTGAAATGACCGAAAGCGTTGGCATTGATCAACCCGAGCAGGTGCGGGAAATTCTCTGTGCCCTCAAGGCTCAGGGGATCAAACTCAGTATGGATGATTTTGGGACGGGGTACTCGTCGCTGAGTTATCTGACCCAGTTACCCATCGACATTCTCAAGGTAGATCGCTCGTTTGTAAAGTTAATTACTGCCGAAAGCCAGCAGCACTCGGTGATTGATGCCATCCTGAGTTTGGCGCAGGGACTGGGGCTAGAGCTGATTGCGGAAGGGATTGAGCGACCCTATCAACTGGTGCGCCTGCGGGAATTGGGGTGCGATTATGGCCAAGGGTATTATTTTTCGCCACCGTTGACCGTAGAACAGGTGG
- the tnpB gene encoding IS200/IS605 family element RNA-guided endonuclease TnpB yields the protein MYKAYKFRIYPTPEQEVLLAKSFGCARWFWNYALNLCQETYRATGKGLSRGYIQGLLPALKKEHEWLKEVYSQCLQAVALNLSTAYKNFFEKRAKLPRFKSKKGRQSISYPQNVKLEGDTIYLPKIGRVACRRHRDFEGKIKTVTISRNPDGRYFASILVDDGQPIPQATTEGKAIGIDVGLTHFVITSDGSKFDNPKFFIKHQRNLKRKQQKLSKKKKGSRNREKARLAVAKVHSKIARCREDFLHKLSRKIVNENQVIVTENLNVKGMVKNHNLAKAISDAGWGQLCTMLKYKAEREGKTYIEIDRWFPSSKTCHVCLSRVDNLSLDVRTWTCPHCGTRHDRDVNAAINIRNEGLRILSLGTSDTACGGNVRRTGKTSVLLDAIPDEAGSPRSIA from the coding sequence ATGTACAAAGCCTACAAGTTCCGAATCTACCCCACACCAGAACAAGAGGTTTTATTGGCGAAATCTTTTGGGTGTGCTAGGTGGTTTTGGAACTATGCACTCAATCTCTGCCAAGAGACTTATCGGGCAACAGGAAAAGGGTTGTCAAGAGGGTACATTCAGGGTTTATTGCCAGCTCTCAAGAAAGAGCATGAATGGCTAAAAGAGGTATATTCCCAGTGCTTGCAGGCAGTCGCCCTGAATTTATCAACCGCCTACAAAAACTTCTTTGAAAAACGGGCAAAGTTGCCACGATTCAAATCAAAAAAAGGTAGGCAGTCTATCAGTTACCCTCAAAACGTCAAACTAGAAGGGGACACCATCTATCTTCCTAAAATTGGACGAGTTGCTTGCCGTCGCCACCGTGATTTTGAGGGAAAGATAAAAACCGTTACAATATCACGTAATCCTGATGGCAGGTATTTTGCATCAATTTTGGTAGATGATGGACAGCCTATCCCCCAAGCCACAACAGAAGGCAAAGCCATTGGTATTGACGTGGGATTAACGCATTTCGTGATTACCAGTGACGGTTCTAAGTTTGACAATCCTAAGTTCTTTATCAAACATCAGCGCAACCTGAAGCGCAAACAGCAAAAGCTATCCAAGAAAAAGAAGGGTAGTCGGAACCGTGAAAAAGCAAGATTGGCAGTGGCGAAAGTCCATTCCAAGATTGCCCGATGTCGAGAGGATTTTCTGCACAAGCTATCCCGCAAGATAGTAAACGAAAACCAAGTGATTGTGACAGAGAACCTCAATGTGAAAGGCATGGTCAAGAATCACAACCTAGCCAAAGCTATTAGCGATGCGGGTTGGGGTCAGTTGTGTACCATGCTCAAGTACAAGGCAGAGCGTGAAGGCAAAACCTATATCGAGATTGATAGATGGTTTCCTAGCTCTAAAACCTGCCATGTATGTCTGAGTCGAGTTGATAACCTCAGTCTTGATGTAAGGACGTGGACTTGCCCGCATTGTGGCACGCGCCATGACCGTGATGTCAACGCGGCAATCAACATCAGGAATGAAGGCTTGCGGATATTGTCGTTGGGAACCAGCGATACTGCCTGTGGAGGGAATGTAAGACGGACTGGTAAAACTTCGGTTTTGCTGGACGCTATTCCCGATGAAGCAGGAAGCCCACGCTCTATCGCATAG
- the psbU gene encoding photosystem II complex extrinsic protein PsbU — protein MQRFGRWLALVYLLGVSLLGWMHWGAPAFAATAPATEELVNVVDEKLGSAYGEKIDLNNTNIAAFIQYRGLYPTLAKLIVKNAPYASVEDVLNIPGLTERQKEILRANLDKFTVTEVETALVEGGDRYNNGLYK, from the coding sequence ATGCAACGTTTTGGCCGCTGGCTAGCACTGGTTTATCTGCTTGGGGTTAGCCTTCTTGGCTGGATGCACTGGGGCGCGCCCGCGTTCGCTGCCACCGCACCTGCTACAGAAGAGTTGGTCAATGTGGTGGACGAAAAACTGGGCAGTGCTTACGGTGAAAAAATTGACCTCAACAATACGAATATTGCGGCATTTATTCAATACCGTGGTCTGTATCCTACGTTAGCCAAGCTGATTGTTAAAAATGCCCCCTACGCGTCGGTGGAGGATGTGTTGAATATCCCCGGCCTGACGGAGCGGCAAAAGGAAATTCTGCGGGCAAATTTGGATAAATTTACGGTAACGGAGGTGGAAACTGCCCTTGTTGAGGGGGGCGATCGCTATAATAATGGGCTATACAAGTAA